From Methanosarcina lacustris Z-7289, one genomic window encodes:
- the glnA gene encoding type I glutamate--ammonia ligase, whose protein sequence is MVQMKQCTTKEDVLEAVKERDVKFIRTQFTDTLGIIKSWAIPVEQLGEAFENGVMFDGSSIQGFTRIEESDMKLVLDPSTFRILPWRPATGAVARILGDVYLPNGQPFQGDPRYVLKSAIKEAKKMGFSMNVGPELEFFLFKLDANGNPTTELTDQGGYFDFAPLDRAQDVRRDIDYALEHMGFKIEASHHEVAPSQHEIDFRFGDVLSTADNVVTFKYVVKSIAYHKGYYASFMPKPLFGVNGSGMHSNQSLFKDGKNVFYDPDTSTQLSQNAMYYIGGLLKHIKEFAAVTNPVVNSYKRIVPGYEAPIYITWSATNRSSLIRIPSTRGNGTRVELRCPDPACNPYLAFALMLRAGLDGIKNKIEPGEPTNVNIFHLTEKEREERGINSLPADLKEATDIMKGSAFVKEVLGDHVFTHYICAKDMEWNEYKAMVHPWELERYLPML, encoded by the coding sequence ATGGTGCAGATGAAACAGTGTACAACTAAAGAAGATGTATTAGAGGCTGTAAAGGAACGAGACGTAAAGTTTATCCGGACTCAGTTTACGGATACACTCGGCATCATCAAAAGCTGGGCAATTCCTGTAGAACAACTGGGAGAAGCTTTTGAAAACGGTGTAATGTTTGATGGATCTTCGATCCAGGGTTTTACAAGGATCGAAGAATCTGATATGAAACTCGTACTTGACCCGTCAACTTTCAGGATCCTGCCCTGGAGACCTGCAACGGGTGCAGTCGCCAGAATTCTCGGAGACGTCTACCTTCCTAATGGACAACCCTTCCAGGGAGACCCAAGGTACGTCCTGAAGAGTGCAATCAAAGAAGCCAAAAAAATGGGCTTCTCAATGAACGTCGGACCGGAACTTGAATTTTTCCTTTTCAAGCTTGATGCAAACGGAAATCCTACAACCGAACTTACCGATCAGGGTGGGTACTTCGACTTCGCACCCCTTGACCGTGCGCAGGACGTACGCAGAGACATTGACTATGCCCTGGAACATATGGGATTCAAGATCGAGGCATCCCACCATGAAGTCGCACCTTCCCAGCATGAAATAGACTTCAGGTTCGGCGATGTACTTAGCACGGCAGATAACGTCGTGACTTTCAAATACGTAGTAAAGTCCATTGCATATCACAAGGGATACTATGCCTCCTTCATGCCAAAGCCCCTATTCGGAGTAAACGGCTCAGGAATGCACAGTAACCAGTCCCTTTTCAAGGACGGGAAAAACGTATTCTATGACCCGGATACCTCTACCCAGCTTTCCCAGAACGCAATGTATTACATTGGCGGACTATTGAAGCATATAAAAGAATTTGCAGCTGTCACAAACCCTGTCGTAAACTCCTACAAGAGGATAGTGCCCGGATACGAAGCACCGATTTACATCACCTGGTCTGCAACGAACAGAAGTTCATTGATCAGGATCCCTTCCACCCGCGGTAACGGAACAAGGGTTGAACTCAGATGCCCGGACCCGGCTTGCAACCCCTACCTGGCCTTCGCCCTCATGCTGAGAGCCGGGCTTGACGGGATAAAGAACAAGATCGAACCTGGAGAGCCCACCAACGTGAACATTTTCCACCTTACGGAAAAAGAACGTGAAGAGAGAGGCATTAACTCCCTCCCTGCAGATCTGAAAGAAGCAACCGATATAATGAAAGGCAGCGCATTCGTAAAAGAAGTACTTGGAGACCATGTATTCACCCATTACATCTGTGCAAAAGACATGGAATGGAACGAATACAAAGCAATGGTTCATCCCTGGGAACTTGAGAGATACCTCCCTATGCTGTAA
- a CDS encoding class II glutamine amidotransferase yields MCGIIGFIDRTKSRMDGSSIKVALSLMNERGSGDGAGYAAYGIYPEYADCYALHVFFDNLAEPKKKVDELLQQWGEIIHQEEIPTTPQPGIKKVHIPWRYFFKPSDNLMEGRVASENDVVTHIVMEVNANVKGATIFSSGKNMGVFKASGWPEDVANFYRIEDYKGYIWLAHNRYPTNSPGWWGGAHPFNLLNWSVVHNGEITSYGTNQRYVEGYGYKCTALTDTEVVAYLFDLLGRQHELSYEMIVKALAPPFWDDIDRMPAKEAELNKAIRLTYGSALMNGPFAIVVGTENGIVGFTDRIKLRPLVVGENGSKLYISSEEAAIRTLDPEVKNIYTPRAGEPIIGRFIE; encoded by the coding sequence ATGTGTGGAATAATAGGCTTTATAGATCGAACAAAGTCCAGAATGGACGGGTCGAGCATAAAAGTCGCCCTCAGTCTCATGAATGAAAGAGGCAGTGGAGACGGGGCAGGCTATGCTGCATACGGAATTTACCCCGAATATGCAGACTGTTATGCTCTTCATGTTTTCTTTGACAACCTGGCTGAACCAAAAAAGAAGGTTGATGAACTCCTCCAGCAGTGGGGAGAAATCATTCACCAGGAAGAGATCCCGACCACTCCGCAGCCGGGTATAAAGAAGGTACATATCCCGTGGAGATACTTCTTCAAGCCCTCAGATAACCTGATGGAAGGAAGAGTGGCTTCTGAAAATGACGTTGTAACGCATATAGTCATGGAAGTAAACGCCAACGTAAAAGGAGCCACAATCTTTTCCTCGGGAAAAAACATGGGAGTTTTCAAGGCTTCCGGCTGGCCCGAGGATGTAGCAAACTTCTACAGGATAGAGGACTACAAAGGCTACATCTGGCTCGCCCACAACCGCTACCCAACAAATTCCCCGGGCTGGTGGGGAGGAGCCCATCCCTTCAACCTGCTTAACTGGTCAGTAGTGCACAACGGAGAAATTACCTCATACGGTACAAACCAGCGCTATGTAGAAGGGTACGGCTACAAATGCACTGCACTTACCGACACAGAGGTTGTAGCGTATCTCTTCGACCTGCTAGGAAGACAGCATGAGCTTTCCTATGAAATGATTGTCAAGGCCCTTGCCCCCCCATTCTGGGACGATATCGACCGCATGCCTGCAAAGGAAGCCGAACTGAACAAAGCAATCCGCCTTACCTACGGGTCTGCCCTTATGAACGGGCCTTTTGCTATTGTGGTAGGGACGGAAAATGGGATTGTAGGCTTCACTGACAGGATTAAACTGCGCCCCCTGGTCGTTGGTGAAAACGGAAGCAAGCTTTACATCTCCAGCGAAGAAGCCGCAATAAGGACCCTTGACCCCGAAGTTAAAAACATCTACACCCCCAGGGCAGGAGAGCCCATCATCGGGAGGTTTATCGAATGA
- a CDS encoding glutamate synthase-related protein — translation MTLGSVPPKFKVSIDRDQCMDCGRCIENCSYGVYRREGDKILIESRKCTACLRCVAMCPRDAIDIKEKPIDYRSHPVWTREAREDIIKQARSGKIILSGMGNAKDLPIIYDRLLLDACQVTNPSIDPLREPMELRTYIGKKPSKIKFRKTESGDVELETKLAPNLKLDTPIMIGHMSFGAISLNSQLSMAKAVAETGTFMGTGEGGLHKKLYPYQDHMIVQVASGRFGVNIDYLERGAAIEIKIGQGAKPGIGGHLPGEKVNEEVSKTRMIPIGSDAISPAPHHDIYSIEDLVQLIRGLKEATEWKKPVFVKIAAVHNVASIAAGIARSSADAVVIDGFRGGTGAAPKVFRDNVGIPIEVAIASVDQKLREQGVRNEISIIASGGIRNSADLAKSIALGADSVYIGTAALVALGCRVCGNCYRNLCPWGIATQRPDLVSRLDPEVGAVQVSNLIHGWTLELSELMGAAGINSIESLRGNRDRLRGYMLDEGMLKILDVLPAGA, via the coding sequence ATGACGCTAGGAAGCGTACCCCCAAAATTTAAAGTCAGCATTGACCGCGACCAGTGCATGGACTGCGGACGCTGCATTGAAAACTGTTCTTACGGCGTATACAGGAGAGAAGGCGACAAAATCCTGATCGAGTCCAGGAAATGTACTGCCTGTCTCCGCTGCGTTGCAATGTGCCCGAGAGACGCTATCGATATTAAGGAAAAACCGATCGACTACCGTTCCCACCCAGTCTGGACCCGGGAAGCCAGGGAAGATATCATCAAACAGGCCCGCAGCGGAAAGATCATCCTTTCAGGAATGGGAAACGCCAAAGATCTGCCAATTATCTATGACCGCCTCCTTCTGGACGCCTGTCAGGTCACAAACCCAAGTATTGACCCCCTGAGAGAGCCCATGGAACTCAGGACATACATCGGGAAGAAGCCTTCAAAAATCAAGTTCAGAAAAACCGAGAGTGGAGACGTTGAACTTGAAACAAAGCTGGCCCCCAACCTGAAACTCGACACTCCCATCATGATCGGGCACATGAGTTTCGGAGCCATCAGCCTTAACTCCCAGCTCAGCATGGCAAAAGCCGTAGCCGAAACCGGAACCTTTATGGGAACCGGAGAAGGGGGGCTGCACAAGAAGCTTTATCCCTACCAGGACCACATGATCGTCCAGGTCGCCTCAGGCCGCTTTGGTGTAAACATTGACTACCTGGAAAGGGGCGCTGCCATTGAGATCAAGATCGGACAGGGAGCAAAGCCGGGCATCGGAGGACACCTCCCCGGAGAAAAGGTAAACGAAGAAGTCTCCAAAACCCGTATGATCCCCATCGGAAGCGATGCAATCAGCCCTGCTCCTCACCATGATATTTACAGCATTGAAGACCTTGTCCAGCTTATCAGGGGCCTGAAAGAAGCAACCGAATGGAAGAAGCCGGTCTTTGTAAAAATTGCAGCAGTGCACAATGTGGCCTCCATCGCCGCAGGCATTGCCAGATCCTCTGCAGACGCAGTGGTCATTGACGGGTTCCGCGGAGGGACCGGGGCAGCCCCGAAGGTCTTCAGGGACAATGTGGGAATTCCCATAGAAGTTGCAATCGCCAGCGTTGACCAGAAACTCAGGGAACAGGGAGTTAGGAATGAGATCTCCATCATTGCAAGCGGTGGAATAAGGAACAGTGCCGACCTTGCCAAGTCAATTGCACTAGGAGCGGATTCCGTCTATATAGGAACTGCAGCCCTGGTCGCTCTGGGATGCAGAGTCTGCGGCAACTGTTACAGAAACCTCTGTCCCTGGGGCATTGCTACCCAGCGCCCGGACCTTGTGAGCAGGCTTGACCCAGAAGTGGGAGCAGTACAGGTTTCAAACCTGATACACGGCTGGACCCTGGAACTCAGCGAACTGATGGGTGCAGCAGGCATCAACAGTATCGAAAGCCTGCGTGGAAACAGGGACCGCCTGCGCGGATACATGCTGGATGAAGGAATGCTTAAAATCCTGGACGTACTGCCAGCGGGGGCCTGA
- a CDS encoding GltB/FmdC/FwdC-like GXGXG domain-containing protein has translation MKTLGIDAKGMHYTPLNQKIRAAVADGVEEIILDNVLGQRFIGDGLRGNVRIIVNGVPGGDLGMFMSGPTCIIHGNAEHAPGNTMDKGMLVIHGSAGDAVAHSMRGGKVFVRNNIGYRGGIHMKQYEVEARPVLVVGGTAHSFLGEYMAGGLVLVLGIGKEKAMTDRGIGSGIHGGEIIIRGEVDDYLLGVGAKKFEFTEADLERIAPIIKSFCEQFGYDPAEYLDTNYTRIGPASSRPFASKYVWE, from the coding sequence ATGAAGACGTTAGGAATTGATGCCAAAGGCATGCACTACACCCCCTTAAACCAGAAAATACGGGCTGCAGTTGCGGACGGGGTAGAGGAGATCATCCTCGACAACGTGCTCGGGCAGCGTTTTATAGGAGACGGCTTAAGAGGCAATGTCCGCATTATAGTCAACGGAGTTCCCGGAGGAGACCTGGGGATGTTCATGAGCGGGCCCACCTGCATAATCCACGGGAACGCCGAACACGCTCCCGGAAATACCATGGATAAAGGCATGCTTGTAATCCACGGAAGCGCAGGAGACGCCGTCGCCCACAGCATGAGGGGAGGCAAGGTCTTTGTAAGGAACAACATAGGCTACCGCGGCGGCATCCACATGAAACAGTATGAAGTGGAAGCCAGGCCTGTACTTGTTGTAGGCGGCACAGCCCACTCCTTCCTTGGAGAATACATGGCAGGAGGCCTTGTGCTCGTGCTCGGAATTGGCAAGGAAAAAGCCATGACGGACAGGGGCATCGGAAGCGGAATTCACGGTGGAGAAATCATCATCCGCGGGGAAGTGGATGACTACCTGCTGGGAGTCGGAGCCAAGAAGTTTGAGTTTACGGAAGCCGACCTGGAACGCATAGCCCCGATCATAAAGAGCTTTTGCGAGCAGTTCGGGTATGACCCCGCAGAGTACCTGGACACGAATTACACAAGGATCGGACCTGCAAGCAGCCGGCCTTTTGCAAGCAAATACGTCTGGGAGTGA
- a CDS encoding Coenzyme F420 hydrogenase/dehydrogenase, beta subunit C-terminal domain — protein MAEKKPISKTYLDLKSKVWDTGLCSGCGACIAVCPADALYFETGGDSTTPKSNGYCKAAVDDVPCGACYEVCPRLDEQSSSLLGDYLEITTGKAEFEIPRKQSGGAVTAILANALETGLVDAVVTVTEDPWTLKPYSMVITRSEALIGQAGSRYNWWVPLVSALKEAVVTQKHRNIAVVGVPCVVQAVRKMLETDHQLVSPYKKSIRFVLGLFCTESFDYEKLIAGKLKSEYALEPMKVCRIDVKGKLEITLDDGTQYVIPLAELEDTIRPGCGVCTDFTALKADISAGSVGSPDGYTTLVVRTLVGQHLLDSAVANGKLSVGGEVNLGIIEKLATKKMARKQE, from the coding sequence ATGGCAGAAAAGAAACCAATAAGCAAGACTTACCTTGACCTTAAATCAAAAGTCTGGGACACCGGCCTCTGCTCAGGCTGTGGGGCCTGCATTGCAGTCTGCCCTGCTGATGCCCTGTACTTTGAAACCGGCGGCGATTCCACAACTCCGAAAAGCAACGGCTACTGTAAAGCCGCTGTTGATGACGTGCCCTGCGGGGCCTGCTATGAGGTCTGCCCACGGCTCGATGAACAGTCTTCAAGCCTGCTCGGAGACTACCTGGAGATCACTACCGGAAAGGCAGAATTCGAAATCCCGAGAAAGCAGAGCGGAGGAGCCGTTACCGCAATCCTTGCAAACGCCCTGGAAACAGGCCTTGTAGATGCTGTGGTTACGGTCACCGAAGACCCCTGGACCCTCAAGCCATACTCCATGGTAATTACCAGAAGTGAAGCCCTCATCGGGCAGGCAGGAAGCCGCTACAACTGGTGGGTACCCCTAGTCTCGGCACTTAAGGAAGCCGTTGTTACCCAGAAGCACAGGAACATCGCAGTTGTCGGAGTCCCCTGTGTCGTCCAGGCAGTCCGCAAGATGCTTGAGACCGACCACCAGCTGGTCAGCCCCTACAAGAAATCCATCCGCTTCGTGCTCGGGCTCTTCTGTACCGAAAGCTTCGACTACGAAAAGCTGATTGCAGGCAAGCTGAAAAGCGAGTACGCTCTCGAACCCATGAAGGTCTGCCGCATCGACGTCAAAGGCAAGCTCGAAATCACTCTCGACGACGGGACCCAGTACGTGATCCCACTCGCCGAGCTCGAAGACACCATCCGCCCTGGATGCGGCGTCTGTACGGACTTTACCGCCCTTAAGGCCGACATTTCTGCCGGCTCGGTAGGCAGTCCTGACGGTTACACCACTCTTGTCGTCCGCACCCTTGTAGGACAGCACCTCCTTGACAGCGCGGTTGCCAATGGGAAGCTGAGCGTAGGCGGCGAAGTAAATCTGGGAATCATCGAGAAGCTTGCCACAAAGAAGATGGCAAGAAAACAGGAATAA
- a CDS encoding outer membrane lipoprotein-sorting protein yields MNDRSKRHLLLILFLTTLYISTSCCVDEPVDEEVISNVQLGGEEIVSNMKMNDLEDYSYKMYVNSSSGEKSPEIYEIMWKRPDFMKTTILNPDKYMKVIMASDGDFQWIYSSESNTVFKTEFSDDFDGLKLFEPNVYAEFLNGTLNERSLSLIGIENVDGKNTYLLELTPLDTNNEPLQWKSKIWVDRENWMLLRSELYDSRENVNLSMEIRDMKLNSGIPDSEFEFKIPDGAQVKVLGPEDFKSEPKKLMLEEAKELIDFAILTPEYLPEGYEFNYSMVSSSMDTPYSTFVHSRFSVFAGQPYEKIIFVYTKGNNEIRIVESISEKVYPETQGFENEGEYIQVNNINGTIFPMFGGNMKALTWQNEEIEVTIISSLDKIELLNIAESLS; encoded by the coding sequence ATGAATGATAGATCCAAAAGACATTTACTGCTCATCCTGTTTTTGACGACTCTGTATATTTCCACTTCATGTTGTGTAGACGAACCCGTTGATGAAGAAGTTATATCTAACGTGCAACTTGGCGGCGAAGAAATCGTATCTAACATGAAAATGAATGACCTTGAAGACTACTCTTATAAAATGTATGTAAATTCCAGTTCCGGGGAAAAGAGTCCAGAAATATATGAAATTATGTGGAAAAGGCCTGATTTTATGAAAACGACTATTCTAAACCCGGATAAATATATGAAAGTAATTATGGCATCTGATGGAGATTTTCAATGGATCTATAGTTCTGAATCCAATACTGTTTTCAAAACGGAATTTTCTGATGATTTTGATGGTTTGAAACTCTTCGAACCTAATGTTTACGCTGAGTTTTTGAATGGAACCCTGAACGAAAGATCACTTTCCCTCATAGGGATCGAGAATGTAGATGGGAAAAATACGTATCTGCTTGAGCTTACCCCTTTAGATACAAATAACGAGCCTCTTCAATGGAAATCAAAAATCTGGGTTGACAGAGAAAACTGGATGCTTCTAAGGTCTGAATTGTATGACAGCAGAGAAAATGTTAATCTTAGCATGGAAATCCGGGATATGAAATTGAATTCCGGAATTCCAGATTCTGAATTTGAGTTTAAGATTCCGGATGGAGCACAGGTAAAAGTACTGGGGCCTGAAGACTTCAAAAGTGAACCCAAAAAATTGATGCTTGAAGAGGCAAAAGAGCTTATTGATTTTGCAATACTCACTCCTGAATATCTCCCGGAGGGCTATGAATTTAATTATTCAATGGTCTCTTCCAGTATGGATACACCTTATTCAACTTTTGTCCATAGCAGGTTTAGTGTTTTTGCAGGGCAGCCTTATGAAAAAATTATTTTCGTGTATACGAAAGGAAATAATGAAATACGTATTGTCGAAAGCATTTCTGAAAAAGTTTATCCCGAAACTCAGGGTTTTGAAAATGAAGGAGAATATATTCAGGTAAATAACATTAACGGTACGATTTTTCCAATGTTTGGTGGAAATATGAAAGCGCTGACCTGGCAAAATGAAGAGATTGAAGTCACTATTATCTCCTCCCTTGATAAGATAGAGCTGCTTAATATTGCAGAATCCCTCTCCTGA
- a CDS encoding Coenzyme F420 hydrogenase/dehydrogenase, beta subunit C-terminal domain produces the protein MKADISAGSVGSPDGYTTLIVRTLVGQHLLDSAVASGKLSVGGGEVNLGIIEKLAKKKMARKPE, from the coding sequence CTGAAAGCAGACATCTCAGCAGGTTCGGTCGGAAGCCCTGACGGCTACACAACCCTTATAGTTCGCACCCTCGTAGGACAGCACCTCCTGGATAGCGCAGTTGCCAGCGGGAAGCTGAGCGTAGGCGGCGGCGAGGTTAACCTCGGCATTATCGAGAAGCTTGCAAAGAAGAAGATGGCAAGGAAACCGGAATAA
- a CDS encoding M12 family metallo-peptidase, whose protein sequence is MKTKFGIGTLLLAIFLAGMAFVPAANAETEKNSNEVSIENSITYTDAELQDLYIKYNISENDIKFARGELPNFLNETILNGDIKVIVTEDGKPLENMKEGIDYDMIISESEMLSIVKQAEKDYFDKYGVDPSNPKIDIVDGKAIPTEEIKILVENGDIELSDSSMSSTVTNCLVRSVSWNPKEVNDRIYVHVYPAIDSFHEPSQNYYQDTIDGSERFEDFGIDVYLVWHYDIWDASDEVPAYNASNILEDLMDDCSYIRDSDNDIVLGWVDLLDHNGVAYGNGPYSLCAVQASGVDWPHDSIVQHEISHNFGALDQNSPLHPTCIMNYAYAYGGTNIWCTSCGNTVNNGIYN, encoded by the coding sequence ATGAAGACGAAATTTGGAATAGGAACACTGCTTTTGGCAATATTTCTGGCAGGAATGGCTTTTGTGCCGGCTGCAAATGCTGAGACTGAGAAGAACTCTAATGAAGTTTCAATAGAAAACAGTATAACTTATACTGATGCAGAATTGCAAGATTTGTATATCAAATACAATATAAGTGAAAATGATATAAAGTTTGCAAGAGGTGAGCTGCCTAACTTCTTGAACGAAACAATTCTAAATGGTGATATAAAGGTCATAGTTACTGAAGATGGTAAACCACTCGAGAATATGAAAGAAGGAATAGATTATGATATGATAATAAGTGAATCTGAAATGCTTAGTATCGTTAAACAGGCAGAAAAGGATTACTTTGATAAATATGGTGTTGATCCGTCAAATCCAAAAATAGATATTGTTGATGGTAAAGCAATTCCAACTGAAGAAATAAAAATACTTGTAGAGAACGGTGATATTGAGTTGTCTGACTCATCCATGTCATCAACTGTTACAAACTGCTTAGTACGCTCAGTTTCTTGGAATCCTAAAGAAGTAAACGACAGAATATACGTGCATGTCTATCCAGCAATTGATAGTTTTCATGAACCAAGTCAAAACTACTATCAAGACACAATAGATGGAAGTGAAAGATTCGAGGATTTTGGAATAGATGTATATCTAGTATGGCATTATGACATTTGGGATGCAAGTGACGAGGTCCCTGCATATAATGCATCAAATATTCTTGAGGATCTAATGGATGATTGCTCATATATCAGAGATAGTGACAATGACATTGTTCTTGGATGGGTAGATCTTCTTGATCATAATGGAGTTGCGTACGGAAACGGACCATACAGTCTTTGTGCAGTTCAAGCATCAGGAGTGGATTGGCCACATGATAGCATCGTGCAGCATGAGATCTCACATAACTTTGGTGCTTTAGATCAAAATTCTCCACTTCATCCTACTTGCATAATGAATTATGCATACGCATATGGAGGTACCAATATCTGGTGCACTTCCTGTGGGAATACAGTAAATAATGGCATATACAACTGA
- a CDS encoding helix-turn-helix transcriptional regulator — MNDFEIYKKMDDDVQAIYRSRLLTEILLSLNESSRKLSQMREITGSTSQAIIPKLRKLEADHLIETKEHEYYLTQTGKIVASRLADSFATVGTINKFKHFWSGHYLEGIPCYLLKEIGCLYESEVLNDKGTKILNVYNNQLKMIKEAGHIHGVSSVVTEGYAESIFERVKEGIPVELIIPLHIADELKQSSYLEKIDALKDYENFKLMAIDEDIKAGLIVTDKRLSLSLYKKDGVEYDITTGLFSLDPKGIEWGERLFGYCKGQAEFAKMQI; from the coding sequence ATGAACGATTTTGAAATTTATAAGAAGATGGATGATGACGTTCAGGCAATATACAGATCAAGACTTTTAACAGAGATACTTCTATCATTAAACGAAAGCAGCAGAAAGCTTTCCCAGATGCGTGAGATCACCGGAAGCACATCCCAGGCAATAATTCCAAAACTCAGAAAACTTGAAGCGGATCATCTGATAGAAACAAAAGAACACGAGTATTACCTGACTCAAACAGGAAAAATTGTGGCTTCAAGATTAGCTGACTCTTTTGCAACAGTAGGAACAATTAATAAATTCAAACATTTCTGGTCGGGACATTACCTTGAAGGAATTCCCTGTTACCTTTTAAAAGAAATCGGATGTCTTTACGAGTCTGAAGTCCTCAATGATAAAGGTACGAAGATCCTTAATGTCTACAACAACCAGTTAAAAATGATTAAAGAGGCAGGTCATATACACGGCGTATCATCTGTGGTAACCGAAGGGTATGCCGAGTCCATTTTTGAAAGAGTGAAAGAAGGAATCCCTGTCGAGCTTATAATTCCTCTTCATATTGCAGACGAACTGAAGCAATCGTCTTATCTGGAAAAAATAGACGCACTGAAAGATTATGAGAATTTCAAATTAATGGCAATTGATGAAGATATTAAAGCGGGGCTCATTGTTACGGATAAACGACTTTCCCTAAGCCTGTACAAAAAAGATGGCGTTGAATACGACATCACTACAGGATTATTCAGTTTAGATCCGAAAGGCATTGAATGGGGAGAGAGGCTTTTTGGGTATTGTAAAGGGCAGGCAGAGTTCGCAAAAATGCAAATTTGA